ccagtctgtccctgcatatctgtccccaactctgctgtatgtgccatctgttgcctgctctgcctaatgacatcattgtgaaacatttccattagaatttcatttctttcttatgaacattttatcaactagtctttgagatattaggctactagggttcttactttgcgttttggtgtactgaaaaatactctgatgtccgtctttcatttttctgccatttttctacctggctggctggctggctacacacacacacagtgtgtaggttatttacagtaggagatgggcttctatcatcttatcttttatcattctatttgggcctcgatctaaaaggtagctagcaaatgtgaaacggattaaaatgacaagagttgacagctgtatgagttcaccatttacacaacatatgctgcaaccttttgtaattttaatagtttgttacatattggctggcttccaacaatagctgaatttgcaaagctagcgagcaccaattccgtttcagtggtgtttgctataatctttgctacccgggttaaataaaggtgaaataaaataaataactaaaagttcccttgcgacaatttagcttttgcaacgagaccattaaatatatttaagacaatggtagaagagagtgtagttcagtttggacttcagtttatcgctaaccttatcacagggactttgaagcactaacttacatcatctgcatgctgatcttggaataaattgacgatagcaaagattccatctttgacgaggccacataaatggaataggtactagctagcttaatagttaatatttgcgcgctagctctgcatattcagctagtgtgtgtgcgcgattgactggattaacctcacgtcagttacgttcaatgagtgcctttcagacagtcaatacgacccctctgttaccttgccaactaaggaactggcagtggatcaaaacattgtgaggcaaagggtggggggggtcgcaatcttttgaaactaaaaaacgcgctattaagtgtctataatcagcacaattgctttcattgtgtattattaatattatttaaattacatagttaaatcccgtcccccccgggatttccgcccctgcacaGGTGTACTCCactcaaattgtagaaacatatcaaggatgatcaatggaaacaggatgcacctgagctcaatttcgagtctcatagcaaagggtctgaatacttatgtaaataaggtatttcagttgtttttttagaaatgtgcaaacatatctaaaaaccagtttttgctttgtcattatggggtattgtgtgtagattgatgagggcagCTGTTTCTGTTGTCAGAACAGTATAAGAGACTGTGTTAACTGCTCCGCCTAGTGGCACATTTGAGGGGCAAGCAAGCAGCACCCTAAATAAATATCAGCTGAATTGTCCTATACTACTACCTACCCAGTGTTGCAAAAAGACAATTCATTGTTACATTTCATACAATCGTATTTTATttcatatagagacagagaaatatcTGAAACTAAACAGGAGTCTGCGCAACGGTCACGGTACAAAGAGAAACACATCATTAGTGGAAATCTGAGGAACCTGTCTGGTGCACGGAAAATCTGTGAAAACCAAGCTTCGAGTCACCTTCCCCAACAAATTAAACAGAACTGCATCCGTATTGGCATCATTCACCACACCTTAACATTTCAAACCTCATAAGGTATTTGATTTAAAGACTCACGAGTGCAGATCTTATCTTAACCAACATTCAGAGACGTGACACAGATAGTGGGGGAAAAGGAGAAACTAGAAAGAAACAAAGAGCAAGAGATTTCGACAAGATGTTCCCTGGGGAGAAGAGAGCCTGTCAAGACTGCATCAGTGGCTGTATTTCTCCGTCATTGTCAAAAGCTGCTGAACTTTGTCGGGCCAAAACCATCCAGGAATGACAGGAAACCACTGTGTACAACATTtagtcctctacctctccctgttaCACACGTTTGGATaaaaagaaacaataaaactggcTGGCCAGAAAAACTAAAGATTCTGACAGAACTCAAATCAACAGTATGAACAAAAATGAAGATAGACCCACACACCTTCAATCTATTATGGCCAGGGTTCCCCTTCGAGTAATCCAACTCCGACTTCAGAGCAAAAGTAAACAACTCAAAACAGGAAccacatcatcattatcatccacAGAGCAACTTGTCCAATTATCAGGTGTCCCATAAATGTTGGAAACATTTGAAAACAGAAGATCTAGCAATGGTAAAATAGACCTACAGTTGCGGCCAAATATATTGTCACCCTTCGAAAATAAGTTGaaatagaaaaaaaaaagtttggtcTCCACACATTATTGGATTTTCCACATTGCAGAACCAGTTTAATTTTTGTAAACTTAAATTTGCAATTTTTATTttgaaaataaagacaaatggcatgaacaaaatgattggcacccagGAGCTCGTACTCGGTCAAGATACATTTCAACAAATGCTTCTTGTAGCCATCAATAAGCTTTCTGTACCTTTTCTACTGGCAAATTGGCCCACTCTTCAGCAACAAACTGCTCTTATTCGCCAAAGTTTGACAAGTGCCCTCTCTCGCCATAGATGGATCATCACAGATGTGATTCAGATCTGGACCCGTCGCTGGCTATTGGAACAGTCCAAGGTGCTTTTTATGCGTGTTTGTGGTTGTTGTCCTACTGGAAGATCCACAACCTTCGACAAAGACACTGGGTTGAACATTGCACTCCAAAACACCATGATAATCTGTGGATTTCCTAATGTTCTGCACACATTCAAGGCCCGCACTACCAGAGGCAGCAAAGAAGACCTACAGCTTTATCAAACCTCCCCCATGGTtgattgtgtgtggggggggggggttattttcTTTGAACGCTTAATTTGGTTGTCGGTAAACATAGGAAGACCCCACTGCTGGAGACAAAAAAAAGCCTGTTTGAACTTTTCAAAAACCCACCTAAACAAGCCTAAATCCTGGGGAAAAGGTTCGGTGGACCAATGAAACCAAATCAGAGCTCTTTGGCAATACAGATCTGTGTTTACTGACAAATTATTTCAATGAAAATAACACCCTCCCTACAATCAAAGATGGGGGAGGTTTGGTAATGCTGTGGGGTTGCTTGAAATTTGCAGATTATCAGTTGTTTCGTTGTCCAGTGTTCAACCCAGTGTCCAAAAAATGTGTCTCCACTGAAGGTTGTGGGTCTTCCagcaggaaaacaacctcacacaTCAAAAAGCATCCAGGAATGGTTAAGAGATGCTGGACTGTTCTGAAGTGGCCAGCAGTCACATCAAAAACTTATTGGCGAGATCTGAAAACTGCAGTTGGTGGACGGCCCACCTGAAGTATTGAAGAATTATAGAAGTATGCTGCTGAAAAGTGGGCCAAATTGTCAGCAGAAAGGTGCAGCAAGCTCATTGACGACAAGAAGCGTTTTTCTGCAGTTATCTTGGCCAAAGGTTGCCAATTATTTTGTCCATGTCATTGGTCTTTACTTTCTAAATTCAAAACAAGCTAAATTGGTTCTGCAATGTCAAATCCAATAATGTGTGGTTACTGTTTGTTTTTAATCAACTTATTTTAGAAGAAATAgggaattatttaagaaaagtgcaagTGTGCCAATATATATTTGGCCATAACTGTATTTCAGTCTTTCAGTGATGGAGAAGAGAAAGATGTCAAAGACATTGAAGACGAAACACCAATCAGCACAAAAGGATGACCTAAAAAACCACTGAGAATCTGCATCCGTTTGCTGAAAGCTTGCTCTGGGACAATagtaacacacagcaacagaTGGGGAGTTTGCTAAGAGTCTCCGCTCCAATCGTAGCGTCTCAGACACAAGGTCTGGGAGTCAGACGAGCAGCAGGTGTGGAGCAGGTGTTTCGGGTCAAAAGagctgtaatttaaaaaaaaaacattttgtacgACCATTCAATAGTTTATTCAGGACAGACGTGACAAACTAGGGAGAGTCCAATGTGTTTGTACATTGCATTGTTTCAATGGACATATGCGGGTGGGGGCCAGGAGAGCAATCGGTGTACAACTTCGGAGAGTCAGAGCGAAAAACTGATAAGCCTGACAATGTGTCAAAAACTGCtagagctagtgtgtgtgtgtcactgtagtGTGTGTGCTAGTCAAAACTTAGTATGGCtgagtgtgtatcagtgtgtctgTTATGAGCTGGAGGGGGCGTCCTCAAAGCTGATGATGCTGGACTCCTGACCCGTGGTGTTCTGGGAACCATTAGAACCCCCTGCTGGCGAGGTTCTCTCATGTCCAGAGAGCAGCGGGGTGTCGGCCTGAACCTCGTCCTCATCGTCGTCCTCTTCGTCGTCCATGCTCGGCCAGGCCGACTGGTCCTCCACCTTCTTCAGTCGCTCGTTCAGGGCCTTCAGCGCCAACTGCCTGTAAGACGATCAGACAGAGTCAGTTGTAAAATAAACTGTCTGCCCATTACCAAGCAAATGTTTGCATTACATCATGGCATAGCAGGTGTCTCGGAGTCCCTTTCAAACAGCCACTGATCCTCTCCAGGTGCAGAGCGAGGTGATATGTAGGCCTAACTGCCGTCTACGTAACGGAGGACAAACAGTGTATGCATGACAGCTTGCAAGTGTGTCAGCCACATAATGGAGGTAAACAAATATTGGGCTGTGTGCTGTAATGGATCCCTGTGTGTTTATTTGGGCCTCTACAGcactcacctcctcctctctgtgtcctGGGGATCTGCCCCCGGCAGACTGATGGTGATGGAGGAAGGTGCCCCGACGTCATAGCGCTTCACCATCTTCCTGCACACCTTGATCTTCACCAGGGCTGCGTGCACCAGGCCAGCCAGCAGCCCCACCACTGGCTGTACCGCTTCAGGGAAGAAGGAGGCAAAGGCAAAGTGGTCTGACATGTCCCCGCGGCCCCGGCTGTGCCTCTGGTAGAAGCGCAGGTAGACCCAGCCTGCCAGGGCGCCAAAGCTGTAGGCCGCCAGTGGGGCGGCATTCTCCAGCAGGCCAGAGAGGCGTAGCAGGGCCAGGCAGAGGAGGACCAGCGCCGGGGACGCTTTGAGCCTGACCTGTGGAACCCGCAGCACAGTCGTGTCCCCCATGGTCTGCTTGAGGGCCACCAACACCCCCCCGAGGAAAGCTGGTGCCCCATGGACACGCACAGCAAACAAGTAGTCCAGGTCGAAGGTGGCGACATACGTGAGCAAGTAGCAGAGGCCCGCCAGGAGGCCTGCAGAGATGTTGACCACGGCGAAAAAGATTAGCAGCTCCAAGGCGCCCCACAGAGGCTCCAACAGCCGGCCACAGGCCATGACAGTCCCAACATTGGTCACCAATCCCCACACATGCTGCTCCACCACGGCATGGGTCACCAGGGTCCAGATCCAGAAGTTAGGGGGGAAGAGGTAGCCAGGCGTCACACCCAGGGCGTATGGAGTGTCAACTGCCCATGAGAGCAGATACAGAAGTAGCACTATGGCACTTATGGACTTCACCACAACGCTAGTGTTGGTTAATGCGCCCAAGAAGTGCTGTCGTGCAACTGGCAGATAGCGATTCATTGTGTCGTTTGTCAGTCTCGCGCAAGGGCCGATCAGTAAGTTCGTATGACCTGCAGCTGCTCACGTGTTGGCCGTTAATCAGCAGTGCCAAGAAGAACAAACGTAATCtgctgatacagacaacatccacTCTCGACAGTGATGCTTCATAGGGGAAAGAATCTGATTGATCAATGCTAATGGGTGGTTTAAAATGAACCTTTAATGTTATCGCTGTTCGAAACACTTGATGGGGAAACTTTCCTACCTCGCTATAACCCTTTATAGCTGCCGAACTGAAGTGACCTTACTAGTGTGATTAGATATTAAGAGTAACTGGGCTAATTTACTAAGCTAACAGATGTAGCAACCTGTGAATTACTCTCAATTGACACCAAACGGTGTCATactcgaagtttacatacatcacaAATATTAAATAGCTACTGCACTTTAGGAATCATACCAAGAACTTCAACCAGCTAGTTAAATTAATATTTCAGCATTTGCTTGCTGGCTAGCAAGCACTGGAATAAGTAGCTTttaagctaagttagctagcttgttATTGCTAAGTTACTATTAAATGGCTAGGGAAAGAAGTCTGACAGTTTGTTACGATGTTTTATATCCACCATTCGAATTCATAAGATGACCAGTCAACATTTGATTAATGGGTTTTAGTTGTATAACTCCAAAAACTATAACAATTAGTACCAGCGCCCCTCTTGTTTTCCTCGGCCCAGGAATCACcgctagttagctacagtagctcgAGTTTTTCCTGG
The window above is part of the Salmo salar chromosome ssa15, Ssal_v3.1, whole genome shotgun sequence genome. Proteins encoded here:
- the tmem115 gene encoding transmembrane protein 115, translating into MNRYLPVARQHFLGALTNTSVVVKSISAIVLLLYLLSWAVDTPYALGVTPGYLFPPNFWIWTLVTHAVVEQHVWGLVTNVGTVMACGRLLEPLWGALELLIFFAVVNISAGLLAGLCYLLTYVATFDLDYLFAVRVHGAPAFLGGVLVALKQTMGDTTVLRVPQVRLKASPALVLLCLALLRLSGLLENAAPLAAYSFGALAGWVYLRFYQRHSRGRGDMSDHFAFASFFPEAVQPVVGLLAGLVHAALVKIKVCRKMVKRYDVGAPSSITISLPGADPQDTERRRQLALKALNERLKKVEDQSAWPSMDDEEDDDEDEVQADTPLLSGHERTSPAGGSNGSQNTTGQESSIISFEDAPSSS